Proteins co-encoded in one candidate division KSB1 bacterium genomic window:
- a CDS encoding glycosyl hydrolase has translation MKRSRSQGQRGCLCPALRNAPARAWALFPALLWAGALPAQIDRQATWETKVLYYNLELLSGDYLLFGHQNTNVIGRGWLDTTGALDTSDVKAGLGTFPAVFGFDFGSGWDAFRGHVERAFAKGAVITYSWHAPNPITGGNFYDTRGRPIAEIVPGGSANELYKSWLRGIAGFAKSLRVKGTLVPILFRPFHENTGNWFWWGANFCTPEEFIAAWRYTVHFLRDTLGVHNFLYVYSPDGRSAMSNYGERYPGDDYVDVVGLDMYEKDDYSHVLVQACRLLVQFAEEHGKVAAITETGTSDGLAGTSISDWFTRAFLWPLKADPVARKVAWALFWTNTSNTYWIPLPGDPHFAAFVEFYRDPFVLFADELPNLYEPIREDREPPQFTRYPEAEFVAFETEVEVEVWTNERAYLRYGTEDRPYEDLPYSFAEGEGGVRHRVRLEGKHGERYTYYVRAEDTFGNRTPNPLTISFTVDTTLRQVRWTDPEFDDSAWKEGRAPLGFGDRVATQVQAERTVYFRAAFELPAPVSALGVLVKGHDGAAVYVNGMEIGRVQIAPGVALSPETPATSPVPFSKVVVLGPEARSILRTGTNVVAVEVHTYPGPSSDLSFDARVFNNQGIYLDLGSAWRYFDQGMEPPVQVRPKGTGVRSPERPTPEGAGRLVRAFRLERNPVRESGHLLLDLATAADVRIKLWDARGRCVRTWSERGLSAGEHRIRLDTTDLPTGIYLVRAEVAGEQLTGKLLLVK, from the coding sequence TTGAAACGAAGCCGCTCTCAAGGGCAGCGAGGTTGTCTTTGTCCTGCACTTCGAAACGCTCCCGCGCGGGCCTGGGCCCTCTTTCCCGCCCTTCTCTGGGCAGGGGCCCTGCCTGCCCAGATCGATCGCCAGGCCACCTGGGAGACGAAGGTCCTCTACTACAACCTCGAGCTGTTGAGTGGAGACTACTTGCTTTTCGGTCATCAGAACACCAACGTGATCGGGCGGGGCTGGTTGGACACAACGGGGGCTCTCGATACCTCCGACGTGAAGGCGGGGCTCGGCACCTTCCCGGCCGTTTTCGGGTTCGACTTCGGCTCGGGCTGGGATGCCTTTCGGGGACATGTGGAGCGGGCCTTCGCCAAGGGAGCCGTGATCACCTATAGCTGGCACGCTCCCAATCCGATCACCGGCGGCAACTTCTACGACACAAGGGGGCGCCCGATCGCCGAGATTGTTCCCGGCGGGTCAGCGAACGAGCTTTACAAGAGCTGGCTGCGCGGCATTGCCGGCTTCGCCAAGAGCCTGCGGGTCAAGGGCACCTTGGTGCCGATCCTCTTTCGCCCGTTCCACGAGAACACCGGCAACTGGTTCTGGTGGGGCGCGAATTTTTGCACGCCGGAGGAGTTCATCGCCGCCTGGCGCTACACCGTGCACTTTCTCCGAGATACGCTCGGGGTGCACAACTTCCTCTACGTGTACTCGCCTGACGGTCGATCGGCAATGAGCAACTACGGTGAGCGCTACCCGGGGGATGATTACGTAGACGTGGTCGGCCTGGACATGTACGAAAAGGACGACTATAGCCACGTGCTCGTCCAGGCGTGCAGGCTCCTCGTCCAGTTCGCCGAGGAGCACGGCAAGGTGGCCGCCATCACGGAGACCGGCACAAGCGACGGGCTTGCGGGCACCTCCATCTCCGATTGGTTCACGAGGGCTTTCCTCTGGCCTCTGAAGGCCGACCCTGTGGCAAGGAAGGTAGCCTGGGCCTTGTTCTGGACAAACACCAGCAACACCTACTGGATTCCCCTGCCTGGCGACCCGCACTTCGCGGCTTTCGTCGAGTTCTACCGCGACCCGTTCGTACTCTTCGCCGACGAATTGCCGAACCTGTACGAGCCGATCCGGGAGGATCGGGAGCCTCCTCAGTTCACCCGCTATCCGGAGGCCGAATTCGTCGCCTTCGAGACCGAGGTTGAGGTGGAAGTGTGGACCAACGAGCGGGCCTACCTCCGTTACGGCACCGAGGATCGGCCCTACGAAGATCTGCCGTATTCCTTTGCGGAGGGAGAAGGCGGGGTCCGGCACCGGGTGCGTCTGGAGGGCAAACATGGCGAGCGCTACACCTACTACGTGCGCGCGGAGGACACCTTCGGCAATCGCACTCCGAACCCTTTGACGATCTCTTTCACCGTCGACACCACCCTGCGTCAGGTCCGGTGGACGGACCCCGAGTTCGACGACTCTGCCTGGAAGGAGGGGCGGGCTCCTCTGGGCTTTGGCGACCGCGTGGCAACCCAGGTCCAGGCGGAGCGGACCGTCTACTTCCGCGCCGCCTTCGAGCTACCGGCCCCGGTAAGCGCGCTTGGCGTGCTGGTGAAGGGGCACGACGGAGCTGCGGTGTACGTCAACGGAATGGAAATCGGTCGGGTCCAGATCGCCCCGGGAGTTGCCCTGAGTCCCGAGACCCCGGCAACCTCCCCGGTTCCGTTCAGCAAGGTGGTTGTCCTCGGCCCGGAGGCACGGTCGATCCTCAGAACCGGGACCAACGTTGTGGCTGTGGAGGTGCACACGTATCCGGGCCCGTCTTCCGACCTGTCGTTCGACGCGCGGGTCTTCAATAACCAGGGCATCTACCTCGACCTGGGTTCGGCCTGGAGATATTTCGACCAGGGGATGGAGCCGCCGGTACAGGTTAGGCCGAAGGGGACGGGGGTGCGGAGCCCGGAGCGGCCGACTCCGGAAGGGGCTGGGAGGCTTGTACGGGCTTTTCGTCTGGAACGCAATCCCGTTCGCGAATCCGGGCACCTCCTTTTGGACCTTGCGACTGCGGCGGACGTGCGGATCAAACTATGGGATGCCAGGGGGCGTTGTGTTCGAACGTGGAGTGAGCGCGGCCTTAGTGCAGGCGAGCACCGCATCCGGCTGGATACAACGGACTTACCGACGGGGATCTACCTCGTGCGAGCCGAGGTCGCGGGCGAGCAGCTGACGGGCAAGTTGCTGCTGGTGAAATAG
- a CDS encoding cellulase family glycosylhydrolase, with protein MDESGRPVLLRGVNRSGLEYDRVRGNGISEQEIDYICQTWCARIIRIPFNQEWVLSDKEYVEFLDRVVQWIKKNRAYAILDLQWRNTTEKIPPMPDSRAVEMWKLLAQRYREEPAVLYDIHNEAHDIDFGSWRRRAAEIIEAIRAVHPRSLILVSGLNWASDLRPWAQDPLPYENIVYSVHMYPWFGGRGEWEVLFGQFSDRLPIYCGELGGGDADVDWGRELIRYLHAKQIGWCAWSWVDQPYLTLPEDRRTPTAFGQLVYTYLRRYAQLDSSRNRIYQLTVGPVTATGATITWRTDWEADSRVLYGTTSVYSDSVVALALLKSHLMKLTGLQPNTLYHFRVASVDEFGLRAVSNDSVFRTLAAGR; from the coding sequence GTGGACGAGAGCGGGCGGCCAGTCCTGCTGCGCGGGGTAAATCGTTCGGGGCTCGAATACGACCGCGTTCGCGGAAATGGGATCTCGGAGCAGGAGATCGATTACATTTGCCAGACCTGGTGTGCCCGAATCATTCGCATCCCCTTCAATCAAGAGTGGGTGCTTTCGGACAAGGAGTACGTGGAGTTCCTGGACCGCGTCGTCCAGTGGATCAAGAAGAATCGGGCCTACGCGATTCTCGATCTGCAGTGGCGGAACACGACGGAGAAGATTCCCCCGATGCCGGATAGCCGGGCCGTTGAGATGTGGAAGCTACTGGCCCAGCGCTACCGGGAAGAACCGGCGGTTCTTTACGATATTCACAACGAGGCACACGATATCGATTTTGGCTCCTGGCGCCGACGGGCGGCCGAGATCATCGAGGCGATCCGCGCCGTGCACCCACGTTCCCTGATTCTCGTGAGCGGGCTCAACTGGGCTTCCGACCTCCGCCCCTGGGCGCAGGATCCGTTGCCCTACGAGAACATCGTGTACTCGGTTCACATGTATCCGTGGTTCGGTGGACGAGGCGAGTGGGAGGTCCTTTTCGGGCAGTTCTCCGATCGTCTGCCCATCTATTGTGGCGAGCTGGGTGGCGGCGATGCGGACGTGGACTGGGGTCGCGAACTCATCCGCTACCTCCACGCCAAACAAATCGGCTGGTGCGCCTGGTCCTGGGTCGATCAACCGTATCTCACGCTCCCGGAAGATCGGCGCACCCCCACCGCCTTCGGCCAGCTCGTGTACACCTACTTGCGGCGGTACGCGCAGCTTGATTCGAGCCGCAATCGCATCTACCAGCTTACGGTAGGCCCAGTGACGGCTACAGGTGCGACCATTACCTGGCGTACCGACTGGGAGGCCGATTCCCGGGTGCTGTACGGCACCACCTCTGTCTACTCGGATAGCGTGGTGGCCTTGGCTCTGCTCAAGAGCCATTTGATGAAACTCACAGGCCTTCAACCGAATACCCTGTACCACTTCCGTGTCGCCTCCGTTGACGAGTTCGGACTTCGCGCCGTCAGCAACGACAGCGTGTTTCGAACGCTCGCGGCGGGCCGGTAA
- a CDS encoding Na+:solute symporter, whose protein sequence is MGLHPVDLAIIAAYIVGVVWLGFYLRRVAGEDINSYFLAGRRMPWYVLGLSNAASMFDITGTMWLVTVLFVYGLRGAWLPWLWPTFNQVFLMVYLSVWIRRSGVVTGAEWLTTRFGPGKGLELSRMSIVIFALVSVIGFLSYDFQGVGRFASVILPWDLSPETYAILLMTITTIYVILGGMYSVALTDVIQFVLLVISSVAVGYLAIRQITPSDVAAVTPEGWDRLFFGWRLDLDWNQILPAVNQKIAADGYSLFGIVWMMILFKGVLVSIAGPAPNYDMQRILAGRTAKESALMSALVPAALFPRYVMVAGFTLIGLVFFRPALQSMGSNLDFEKLMPYVIHHLLPVGIVGVIIAGLLAAFMSTFDSTVNAGAAYIVNDLYLRYVNPRASNRATTRMSYVASFLVVLLGIGFGLMSASIHSVMQFIVSGLYGGYAAPNILKWHWWRFNAYGYFWGMVAGIGLALLFPLLFPGVDMLYLFPAILIVSGLASVVASLLTPPEDERVLKSFYRNVRPWGLWRPIRDKVLAEDPTFRAGTSWKRDLVNVAVGIVWQFTIMMTAIYLVLEKFGSMAICAALVLATSLFLRHNWYRKLEA, encoded by the coding sequence ATGGGCTTGCATCCGGTGGACTTGGCCATTATCGCAGCGTACATAGTGGGCGTCGTGTGGCTGGGGTTTTATCTCCGGCGCGTCGCCGGCGAGGACATCAACTCTTACTTTCTGGCGGGGAGGCGGATGCCCTGGTACGTCCTCGGCCTCTCGAACGCGGCGTCCATGTTCGACATCACCGGAACGATGTGGCTGGTCACGGTGCTGTTCGTCTACGGGCTCAGGGGCGCATGGCTGCCGTGGCTCTGGCCCACCTTCAACCAGGTTTTCCTGATGGTCTATCTCTCGGTGTGGATCCGCCGCTCGGGCGTGGTGACGGGGGCCGAATGGCTGACCACGCGCTTCGGGCCGGGGAAAGGGCTCGAGCTGTCGCGGATGAGCATTGTGATCTTCGCCCTGGTGTCGGTCATTGGCTTTCTTTCTTACGATTTTCAGGGGGTCGGGCGCTTTGCGAGCGTGATCCTGCCCTGGGATCTGTCTCCGGAGACGTACGCCATCCTGCTGATGACCATCACGACCATTTACGTAATCCTCGGCGGAATGTACAGTGTGGCGTTGACGGATGTGATCCAGTTCGTCCTCCTGGTGATCTCCTCCGTGGCGGTCGGGTATCTGGCCATCCGGCAGATCACCCCGAGCGATGTTGCGGCGGTAACTCCCGAGGGGTGGGACCGGCTTTTCTTCGGCTGGAGGCTGGATCTGGACTGGAACCAGATTCTGCCCGCGGTCAATCAGAAGATCGCAGCCGACGGGTATTCCCTCTTCGGCATCGTTTGGATGATGATCCTTTTCAAGGGCGTTCTTGTGAGCATCGCAGGACCGGCACCCAATTACGATATGCAGCGCATCCTGGCCGGCCGCACGGCCAAGGAATCGGCTCTAATGAGCGCCCTGGTGCCGGCCGCCCTCTTCCCCCGCTACGTAATGGTCGCCGGGTTTACCCTGATCGGCCTGGTGTTCTTCCGCCCGGCTCTTCAGAGCATGGGGTCGAATCTCGACTTCGAAAAGCTGATGCCCTACGTGATTCACCATCTGCTGCCGGTGGGAATTGTGGGCGTCATTATTGCAGGATTGCTCGCGGCCTTCATGTCCACCTTCGACTCGACGGTGAACGCCGGTGCCGCCTACATTGTGAACGACCTGTATCTCCGCTACGTGAACCCTCGGGCTTCCAACCGGGCCACCACACGGATGAGCTATGTCGCATCTTTCCTGGTGGTCTTGCTCGGCATAGGCTTCGGGCTAATGTCAGCCTCCATTCACTCCGTCATGCAGTTCATTGTGTCCGGGCTATACGGAGGATACGCCGCGCCGAACATCCTAAAGTGGCATTGGTGGCGCTTCAACGCCTACGGCTATTTCTGGGGCATGGTGGCTGGCATCGGCTTGGCCCTGCTGTTCCCCTTGCTCTTCCCGGGCGTGGACATGCTGTACCTGTTCCCTGCAATTCTCATCGTCTCGGGCTTGGCCAGCGTGGTTGCCAGCCTCCTTACTCCACCGGAAGATGAGAGGGTGCTCAAGAGTTTCTACCGCAACGTGCGGCCCTGGGGGCTGTGGCGTCCAATCCGGGACAAGGTTCTGGCTGAGGATCCGACGTTTCGTGCTGGAACCAGCTGGAAGCGAGACCTCGTCAACGTGGCGGTCGGAATCGTCTGGCAGTTCACGATCATGATGACCGCCATCTACCTGGTGCTGGAAAAGTTTGGTTCCATGGCGATCTGTGCGGCGCTCGTTCTGGCCACCAGCCTTTTCCTCCGGCACAACTGGTACCGAAAACTCGAGGCCTGA